The Penaeus monodon isolate SGIC_2016 chromosome 33, NSTDA_Pmon_1, whole genome shotgun sequence genome includes a window with the following:
- the LOC119594230 gene encoding uncharacterized protein LOC119594230, with amino-acid sequence MHSGEEDPSTVYISEVYSNPMSYNEQDSHSASVSDAPYSLGREPTTYGDAQDQHLTAHDDPAYRSSYASCETSRGMASGMDSFLPGGSASVTADFQQQPALTGRRRQRKPKLYELPKQADPTAEMRRERAIRQKNKREKQHQDEVNMKRETSRAQEECRKMKIEKELRACNINMMEYLLTMSESAMYPGAFCKYVSELMWKIWWIRIGR; translated from the coding sequence ATGCATTCTGGAGAGGAAGATCCCTCGACTGTCTATATCAGTGAAGTTTATTCTAATCCTATGTCTTACAACGAACAAGATAGTCACAGTGCCAGTGTCTCAGATGCACCCTATTCCCTGGGGCGAGAACCCACTACATATGGTGATGCCCAAGACCAGCATCTAACCGCACACGACGACCCTGCTTACAGGTCTTCGTATGCTTCGTGTGAGACTTCTAGGGGTATGGCCTCGGGCATGGACTCCTTCCTCCCTGGCGGATCCGCAAGCGTCACCGCGGACTTCCAGCAGCAGCCCGCCCTTACCGGTAGAAGGAGGCAACGCAAACCCAAGTTGTACGAATTGCCCAAACAAGCCGACCCGACGGCagaaatgaggagggaaagggcaaTACGAcagaagaataaaagggagaaacagCATCAGGATGAAGTGAATATGAAGCGAGAGACAAGCAGAGCACAAGAGGAATGTaggaagatgaagatagagaaggaACTGAGAGcttgtaatataaatatgatgGAATACCTCCTGACCATGAGTGAATCAGCCATGTACCCAGGTGCGTTCTGCAAATATGTGAGTGAATTGATGTGGAAGATCTGGTGGATAAGAATAGGACGATGA